From Novipirellula caenicola:
AAAGTCGCGAAGACTTTCGTTCCCTCATGCCACGCCGAAACTCTTGGCGAGTTTCGCTACGAAAAGACTGTTCTGCCTCGGCATCCTGGAAGCCTATTCCACACCCCACGTAGCGAAAGTCGCGAAGGCTTTCGTTCCCTCATGCCCCCCGAAACTCTTGGCGAGTTTCGCTACGAAAAGACCGTCCTGCCTTAGCATCTCGGAAGCCTCTCCTGCGACGTTCTCGTGTAGACTTAATGGGACTCTTCCGAGTTCGTTTCTAATTTGACTCCATTTGTGTACAAGCGAGATTCATGGGCCTGTCACCGCCAGTGCATTTGTCCTGTTTGCTGCGAACCGTAGCAACGCGGGGACGGGGGATCTCGCTGGCATGCGGTGTATTATTGATTTTCGCGTCCTCCACGTTTGGTGATGACGCCGCCGATCGACCATCGGATTCACAAACGATCGATTTGGCAGACTTGCCGCCGCCGCCCGCAGAGATTGCGTCGCTGATCGAAGTTGGCAAAGTGCAATTTGTGTATGGGCCGCGACCGGAATCGATGCAATCGAGACTTTTGCCAGGCGATTCGTCCGCGGCGCTGCGAAAGGGGCGGCGACTTGCGGCAACGACCGAATATCGGATGGGGTATCACTATCGAAGCCGCAATCGGTGGAAGTTCGGTGGCCAAGATCGCAACGCGGAATCTCGCGAAGTGCGAATTACCATGCGTTTTAGTGACGTGCGACTCGAAATCGAGCACACCGTGTGGTTTCGCAAACGGCCTGCGAGCGAGACGTTTTGGACCGATCGGCTCGTGCTTCATGAACTCGATCATGTGCGAATCTCAACCGACCCGCGGCTTGAAAAACGTTTTCGTGACTTGTTGCGATCCAACACCTCAATCACGCGAACCATGAAACGCGGCGAAACGGTCGACGAATCAAGCATCCATCCGGCGGTCGATTCGCATGTGACGGATCTGTTTTCGCGAATTTCGGATCTCGTCGACATTCGTTATCAGGAACTCGATCGGCTCACCGATCATGGGTTGAAGGCGTTTCCCGAGGGATCCTCGCTCGAATCGATCAAGGAATTCTCGTCAAAGCCCTGATTTTTGGCTGTTTTGCCATGCTTGGGCCGCGCGGGCTCGCCAATACGAATGCTTTTATCTTTGGCATTATTGGTCAGGGGGTTCAGATTCGCGGGTGAATCATGGTAAATTCTTCGGCCTGGGAAGCCGACGCGTCGTGCGCTGGCAACCAAAATTACCTATTCGCTTAAGCTAGCATCTGATGTCAGTCGACCAATATGCAACCTGTCCCTGCGGCAGTGGAAAGAAAATCAAGTTTTGCAAATGCAAGGAATCCGTGAGCGAGCTTGATCGCGTGATGAAAATGGTCGAGGGGGGGCAGGTTGTCCCCGCTCTGGATCGTTTGTCGACGATTCTCTCGGAGCATCCCGATGCGGCTTGGGCGTTGGCCATTCGCGGGCGTTTATTGCTCGATTTACGCGAATATGACTCGCTCGCCGAGAACGCGGACCGCTTTATCCGCTTGCAGCCAAGCAACCCACTAGCGTTAACCCAACGTGCTGCGGCTCAGGTTTTCCGTGGCGATGTCAAATCGGCAACCGATTCGATGCTCGAAGCACTGACCGAAAGCGGTCGTGACGTCGACGCGTTTGTCTTGGATGTCTCGTCGGCCGTTGCATTTTTGCTAGGACGCCAAGGCGTTTTCTTGACCGCTCGCGTCTATGCCAGCTTGGCCATGATGGCGCAAGGCTATGAAGGCAGCCAGATGTCTGGAACGTTGCTGCGTCAGCTCAATAGTTCGCCCACGTTAAACCAGCTTGTCAAATCGATCCCGCAACCGATCGAGCGGCCTGCGGATGCCGAGTGGGGCGAACGCTATGACGAAGCCGCCACGCTGCTTCGCAGCAACAAGGTTTTGCTTGCCGAAGCTAAGTTCCAATCGCTGCGTCGCACCTTGCCCGATGAGCCCGCGATCTTGTCCGGCTTGTTGACCTGTGCCATTTGGCGTGGCGATGTCGCCGCACAAAGCGATTTCTTGCAAAAATTGTCGGCTTGTGAATCGCTCGATTTCGAACAACGAGTCCAATACCGTGCCATCTCTTGTCTGGTCAATCCGGACGACAAGGACTTGGCCGCGGAATGTTTCCGTTTGGACGCCGACATCGAAAGTGCCGAGCCCGTGGAAATGGCAATGATCGCCGATTCGCGATTTGCACCGTTGCCTGCGGAAATGCTTGCTCAAATGCGTGAATCCGAGGACGATGTTCCGCCTCGTGCCGGTTTCCAAGTGCTCGATCGCGATCGTCCCGAAATCGCCGAAGGATTGCCACCGATCGATCAAATCCCCGAAGCAATCGCGATGGCGTTCGTCTATGGCAAACAAACCGATCGTTCGGCCCGCGTCGAGGTCCACGACGTCACTTCGTCGGTTCTGGACGAAGTGCGAACTCAAATCCAGAAGGCTGTGGGGGATTCGGTCCAGCTGAATCAGAAGCCAAGCGATCCGCTTCCGTTCTTGGCGGTGGTACAACCGCAAGTCGCCATGGTGCGATTCAAGGCCAGCGCGGTGGAAGCCGACGCGATGCAAGAACAACTGACCAACACAAGAATGCCTTTGGCCATTGCCAACGCAAAATGGGGCATTCTTGGCAACGCATCGTTGGTCGAAACCGCCGACGATGATTCGAAATTGCTCGAGCGAACCGTGGTCGTGCGTGTCGCTGAACAGTACGACGCGATCATCTCCAAAGGCGACGAGGTGCTCGGCGAGGTCTATCGACTCGCCAAAATCCAGCCGCTGCCTCCGTTGGTGATCAGCGACGACGAGATCGAATCGGTTGCCAACACCGATTTGAACCGGATCGATTCGAGCCAACTCAACGAAGAGTCCTGCTTGTACCTGTTGCAGCGAGCACAACAGATCTCATCGACTCCGGCGATTCGTCATTTCGCAAAACGACTGATCGAAGCCGATTTGCCAGAAGATCAAAAGATGGCGAAGTTGTTGGCCTATTCCACCTTGGTCAACGCGTCGGGTAACGCCAAGACGGCGATCGCGACGATTGACGAAGCAAAGGCGTTCGCCGAAGCCAATCAATTGCCGACTGCCAATCTGCTGCTCAGCGAAGTCAGTTTGCGACTGCAAGCGGGTGATGGCGAGGGATTCCAAAAGGCAATCGAAACGTTGACGCAGCGTTACGGCAACGAGCCCGAAGTGATGGCACAGTTGCAGCAGATGCTGATTTCGATGGGGCTGATTCGTCCCGACGGCAGCCCGCGACGTGGTCCTGCCCCAGGCGGCGGTGTTGCTCCCGCAGGTGCAGAACCTGCAACAGGCGGCATTTGGACTCCCGATGGCGGCGGCGCTGCCGCAGCACCTCCGGCGGATCCAGCAGCCGGTGGCGGCAGCAAACTGTGGGTTCCCGGAATGGATTAGATCGTGAAATAGGCTTCCAGCCTGTCGTGGCAGTACGGTCTTTTCGTAGCGAAACTCGTCAAGAGTTTCGCGGGGCATGAGGAAACGAAAGTCTTCGCGACTTTCGCTACGTGGGGTGTGGGATAGGCTTCCAGCCTGTCAAGCTTCCTGTGTGACAGGCTGCCCGCCTGTCACTGCTTTTGACGACAGATCCAAAAGCCTATTGCACTTTCTTTCTGTGTGATCTTACGCCGCTGAACTCCATCGCTGATGAACTCTTCTCGTTTCGAAACCGATGATGACTTGATGCGTCTCGCGCTCGGCTTGGCCGAACAGGGACGCGGATCGGTCGAACCGAATCCGATGGTCGGGTGCGTGATCGTGCGTGACGATCAAGTGATCGGCCAAGGGTACCATCAGCGGTTCGGCGGGCCGCATGCCGAAGTCCACGCACTTCGCGACGCCGGTGACGCTCGCGGCGCGACCGCCTACGTGACGCTCGAACCGTGTTGTCATCATGGCAAGACCCCTCCTTGCTCGGACGCCTTGATCGCTGCCGGAATCAGCCGCGTTGTCGTGGCGATGGCCGATCCGTTTGAACGAGTTGATGGTGGCGGCTTGGCGCAGCTGCAGCGTGCTGGAATCGAAACACGCGTCGGTGTGCTCGAGCAGCAAGCACGCGAACTGAATGCGCCTTATTTGAAACGGTTGAAAACCGGTCGGCCGTTCACGATTGCGAAATGGGCAATGACCGTCGACGGCCGGATTGCGACCAGCACGGGCCAGAGTCAGTGGATCTCAAACGAGGCCTCACGGGCTGATGTTCACGCACTGCGAGGCCGCGTCGATGCGATTGCCGTGGGAATGGGAACCGTCATGGCCGACGATCCGATGTTGACCGCACGGCCGGCCGGAGTTCGCACGGCAACGCGAGTCGTGTTCTGTGCCAACCGCTTGCCCACGACGCGTTCGCGTCTGATACAATCGGCGACCGAAGTGCCGGTGTTGTTGATCGTCTCGCCGCGGATTGGTTCGTCGGACGTTGCCGAGCTCGAGCAGCTTGGTGCAAGCGTTTATCGCTGTACCAGTTCCAATTTGGTGCAGATGATCCATCAAACGCTTGATTTTCTTGGCGGTCAAGGCATGACCAACGTGATGATTGAAGGAGGCGGTAAATTGATGGCGAGTTTTTTAACCGCCGATGCGATTGATCAATACGAAGTGTATATCGGCGCCAAAGTGTTTGGGGGTCACCGTGCGCTCGGCCCCGTCGCAGGCGAAGGGTTTGCCAGCGTTGCCGAGGCGGCTGCACTGCGATTGGTAAGTCTACAGCGTCTCGGAGACAATGATGTCAAACTTGTTTACCGAAACACACCACGTGGTCGATTCGATGCGCCGGATGTATCGCAGTGAAAACGCCGTTTTTTGCCGTAAAAACAAACGATTCTGAAACAATTTTCGAGTTTTGGAAAACTCGTCTTGACCAGAGTAAAAGCTAACCTCTATTCTTCGCCCATCACTGAGTGACACCCAGCGTGTCGCCCAGCGAGAGGCATTAAGGAATCATGACGATTCTGCACTTGGTGACGAATTTATTTGTTGCTGCGGAACACGTCGAAGTTAATTTCACACGGATGTGAACTTGCGTCGGCGACTATGATTTTGCAATGTTGAGTTCGTCCAGTTGATACAAGGATGTATCTACTGAGTCGAACCCCCAATCCACCGGCTCCCGGAACTGAAGCGCGTTGTCCTCCGCCCCCCTAGGATTACGTACTTTCCGGGAGCTTTTTTTATGCGCCGACCGAACTCAAGTTGGCAGGGGCAAATGGTTGCGTAAGGACGCTGATTGTTTGAATCAATCGGTTGAGTCAGAGGCGATCCAATGATCGATTGCCAATCGGTTCGAAGGAAATGCCATCTGGTCAAACAGGGGCGAGTCCTTGTCGACATAACGGAACTCGGTCAGTTCCGAAGCCTGCAGCGCAATCTCTGCGGCGTTACTGACATTGCACACAAAGAACATGTCGATCACCGCGACAATGATTCGCCCATAGTGATAGTTGTTTGGGTGCGACATCAAAAAATCGTATGTCGAGATTCTTAACCGCGTCTCTTCGAACACCTCTCGGGCCAGCGCCTGTTCGATGGTTTCACCACGGTCAACAAACCCGCCCGGCAGCCCCCATTTGCCCCGCTCGGGGTCGCGAGCGCGTCGCACCAACAACAACTGGTTTTGTTCGTTGGTGACCAAGGCGCCGACCGCACCGCAAGGGCCAAAGAAGTTTGCAAACCCACACGCCTCGCAGCGAAACGGAATGCTGCCGGGGTTGGCATTAGGGGTACCGCAGTGAGGGCAAAAGCGATGGGCAAGCTCGATGGCGACTTCGGTCATTCGGTTTGACTTTGCAAAGTTGGATGGGCGTGACAGCGAACGGCTTTATTCCGAGTCGCTCTCGGTCACCGGCAGATCGAACGTGCTACCGGCATACTGAGCCGCTCGTAGGATACCGCAACTATCGAACGATTTGCTGAGATGCTGCAGCGCGTCAAGCGATTCGATCGCGCCAAGCCCAAGCGATTCCGCCACCTCGGTTCCAAGTTTGCTGTGCAGTAGCACTCGATATTCACTGCGAACGCGATCGATCGCATCGGCAATCGCGATCGAATCGTCCCAAATCGTAAAGCCGTCTTCGGATTTGCCCAGCAGCGATTGGTCGCCGAGCTCCTCTGCACTGTCCTGCGGATCATCGTGCTCGAGTTCATCGAGTTCTCGATCGCTGCTGAGCCGCAACACAAGTCGATCGCTCGGCGAATCATCAATCTGGCTCCACAACACGATCGTGCCACCGGGCTCGGTATGGGTTGCCGCCGCCGTGACCGCACGAGCCAAATTGGCCCACGAGTTCTGTTGTTTTGTCCCTTCGAGCGTCGCGATCACCAATGAAGCCGATGGCGGAAAATCATCGTCGTTGTGGCGAGGCCGTTCGAACCAACGGCGGGTCGCTTCGGGAGTGCCTGCAAAGACGCCTCCGACGTCGCCATCGGGATTGACCGCCACCGCCACCATCACTTGAACCCCTAACATCCAGCCGACGTGAGACTCATTTGATGTCTTTTTCTTCGTTGCCGGTTGCAGCAGTGATTTTTGATGTCGCATCCGTGTGTTCGAATCGGCCAGCATCGGGTAGACGCCACTGAGCTCGTTGTCGCCCACCGCGTCACCAGGCCGTGCCGCCAAGATGGGCAGAACGAGATCGGCATCGGCGAGAAAACGGTTCAAGTAGATCGGGTCCGCGTCGACGTCAGCACCAAGGTAACGCAGGAGGTCTCGTTTCTGAGAGTCATGCCGAATCACATGGGCGATCGTCTCGAATTCGCTTTCGAGTTGCTTTTGGATTTCGTCACTGGTTTCATCCCACAGCACGATGTCGATCGTTTCGGCATCCGCCTGTTCGAGCTCTAGCAGCACGCCACGAATGACATTGCACAAATCGGGCACGTTGGGATCCACTGCCAACGCGATTTGGTCTCCTGGTGCAATTGCCGCCGTCAATGGTGGGAAATCGGTCGGAGCACGAAGCGCGTTGCGAGTCGCGTTGGCGACATCACCCACTCGCTGGTGAAAGCCTGTCTCGTATTGCCAAATTTCACTGGCAGCGATTTTGTCGGCGACCTGAGCGGCGTTGGTAGATGGATTCAATGCAGCGTTCTCTGCCTGCGGGGGGAGTGCGATGGGCAAACGGATCGTTGCCTCGAAAAAAAATCAGCAACGACGAAGTGGCCGGGTGCTGAGCTTGTATTCTCTTGAAAACCGCCTCGCTCGCCAGCACCCAATAACAGCAAGGGAAAAAAGTCGACCGCTTGGTAAGCACCAAGCGGCTAGGCCCGACTGGGCAACGTTGAAAGGTTTACAGCCGGCAACTTACGGGATTTGCATACTGTAACTACGCTCGCCAAAGCGTGGATAAGCATAAAGTGTTGCCGTCCAATGCGATTTACCTGCTGCTAGCGAAGGCGGCTACCAGAAATGCTTCACAAGCCCCTTCAATAGGGGCGATAGCATTGGCCGCGGGGCGTCGTGCACCGGTTGTCGTTACCCGGCAATCGTGCTGCAGAGATCAGGCTGCAAGAAATGTCGGATGTCGGTCAGACCGCTGGAAAAGCGTGTCCAGCTCACGAAACCCATCGCCACGCCCGCCCAAGACGGCAACGGTGAACGCCTCATTCGCGTCAATCCCCCCGGTCGGAACTTGACTTTCGTTTCGAAGTGCTAAAAGATATGCATGTGCTAAACGTTTAGCACTTGGTTGGGCGATTCATTGTCGAGGATCCTGGTTGTGGCAAAACGAGCGAAAACCCCTTTGGAATTAGGGAAACGCGAGCGGCAGGTTTATGAAACCGTGGTCCGGCTCGATGAAGCCTCGGTGGCGGAAGTTCAGTCCAATTTGGATAGTCCGCCGAGCTATTCGGCAGTACGCGCGACGCTAGGGTTCCTGGTTGATAAGGGCTGGTTGAAGCATCGTCGGGATGGCCAACGCTACTTGTATCGAGCGGCCGCGAGTCGCGAAAAGACTCAGCGCAATGCTGCGCGACGACTGCTCGATAATTTCTTTGGCGGAAGCCCCGCCGCCGCAGTGGCCGCACTGCTTGATGCCGCTGATCTGGAGTTAAGTGACGAACAGCGTCGCGAAATGATCGAACGGATCCAGCAAGCTCGCAAGGAGAACCGATGATGTTTGAAAACCTTCAACAGGATGTCGGTGTCGAGGGATCGATCACGATGCTGGCTACGATCACGATGCTGGCTACGATCGCGGTTGGCAGCGTCGTGTTACTAGGGATCTCGCTGCTGATTCATTCCCGCATGCACCGCCAATCCGCTGCGTTAAGGTTCATCGTGCTGCAAAGCGGAGTGATCGCGACGTTGTTGCTTCCGCTGACACTGCTTTTGCCTGGTTATCCACTTGGATTTTTGAAGGCAACATCAAACCCCACTGTGACTCGGGCGTCGGTCGTGCCGTCGCCAGACGAGTCAGCAAAGGTCTCGTGGTCGGCGGCAGCTTCGCAATCTTCAGCAGTTCATTCGCCGCCGTTTAGTGAGTTGCACTCGCTCAAGCGTTCGCCTGAGCCAACAGCGATCATTGACGACGCTAATGTCCATGCGGGTGATGCGGTGCGTCCAGCATTTAGTCGCGAACCCTGGTTCACGTTTGAAAGCCTTGTTTCGGCGATTCTTGTCACCTGGCTAATCGGTTCATTGTTTCTTGCAGCACGCTTGCTCTTTCACTCCGCTGGGCTGCATTCCCTACGGGGGCGTGTCAACTCGAGTCAATCCGCTAACGCATTTCCCCCACAAATGCTGAAGGAAGCTGCAACCCAAATCGGTTTTTGCAACGTTGATCGCGTTCGTTTGGCGGTAACCGATGAAATTTCGATTCCTGTTACGATGGGCGTATTTTGGCCACTGATTCTGTTGCCGGTCGATGCAATTCATTGGTCATCAAAGACACTTCGAATGGTGCTTTCGCACGAACTTGCTCACGTTGCTCGGCGAGACTTGATATGGCATTGGACCTGCGAGCTTGCCAAGGTTGTCTATTGGTTCAATCCGTTACTTTGGATTGTCGCTCGGTACGCGGTGACGGAACGTGAACAGGCCTGTGACGATCGTGTGCTCTGCAGCGGCGAACGGCCCAGTGACTATGCAACGGTGCTACTGCAGATTGCAGTTGCGATCGGAAAACAACGCAACCGAGTCGGTACCGCGGTGTCGATCAGCGATCCGCCGCTAAAAACACGTTTGCAGCGTGTGCTCGAGACAGATGTCGATCGCCAGACGGCGACGTGGAGAAGTCGGATGGCCATTCTGCTGATGATGGCGGGGATGCTGTTCGTGTGCGGCTTCGTTCGTCCATTCCAAGTTGCACAGGCGGTAGATCAAACTGCAGTACCCAGCATGACGGAAAAGGGAGCCATGAAACCAGTGAAAGTCAAACCGTTGCCATTGCCGGAAACCATCATCGGCAAGGTCGTGGACGAAGCGGGGGATCCCGTTGCCGGAGCCAGCGTGTCGGTGAACTTTTTCGCCCAGCCAAGAGTGATCATGCAATTGGCGAATCGAAAACCACAACGTCAGTGGACGGCGGTTTCTGATGAACGCGGTGAATACGTGATTGAAACCAAGGGGATGTCTGCGATCCCCAAGGCTACGTTCGAGGTGCGAGTCGAGGCCCGTGGTTTTGCGATGAAAATCCTTTGGAATGCGTTGTCAGGTGCCCAGGCAAGCGAAGGGAAGCCGTTTCGCAAAGCCGAGCTCAATTCAGGGCGACTCATTTCGGGACATGTCATCGACCCTGATGGAAAGCCGGTAACCCAAGCGATGGTGCGTGCGTCAGCCAAACTTGGCGAACTCGATTTTCGGGCCATGCCAGATCGGTTGCTTCGAAGCGATCACGGCAAATTCCGTTTGTGGGTTCCAAAGGATCACGCATGCATGGTTGTCTTTACCACAGCACAATTCACGCCGGTGCAAGCCGAAGTCGACCTTGCGGAGACTGATTTTGGCACCTTGCAAATGGACGCTGGCACGATTGCCAAAGGTCAATTGGTCAGCCAGGCGAACGATCCGCTAGCCGGGGTCGTCGTTGCAATGGAAACGGTCTTGCAACAGCCGGCACCGCAACCGGCACTGCATACACGCGATGTGACAATCACGGACCACGAGGGACGATTTGCCTTTCCACCGAGAACCGGCAAGGCAACCGTCTATGTTGCTGTCGAGGCGTCAAGCAACCTGTTTGGCGAAGCCGAAACGTTCACGACGAAAACAGCGTTACCCGTTGTTGCGCCTCGCTACGTCAAGTTGGAAAAGCAAGGCTCTGTGTCAATCCAATTGCAGGCGACCGAGGTTGTGCGAGTGTCGGGAACCGCTCGCTGGCGAAACGGAAAACCGGTGATCGGAGCTCAAGTGGTCGCTCAATGCGTCTCTCCGAATGGCTTGTCGAGCATTTATTTGGACGAAACGGTGACCGATTCCACCGGACGCTACGAA
This genomic window contains:
- a CDS encoding lactate racemase domain-containing protein; its protein translation is MNPSTNAAQVADKIAASEIWQYETGFHQRVGDVANATRNALRAPTDFPPLTAAIAPGDQIALAVDPNVPDLCNVIRGVLLELEQADAETIDIVLWDETSDEIQKQLESEFETIAHVIRHDSQKRDLLRYLGADVDADPIYLNRFLADADLVLPILAARPGDAVGDNELSGVYPMLADSNTRMRHQKSLLQPATKKKTSNESHVGWMLGVQVMVAVAVNPDGDVGGVFAGTPEATRRWFERPRHNDDDFPPSASLVIATLEGTKQQNSWANLARAVTAAATHTEPGGTIVLWSQIDDSPSDRLVLRLSSDRELDELEHDDPQDSAEELGDQSLLGKSEDGFTIWDDSIAIADAIDRVRSEYRVLLHSKLGTEVAESLGLGAIESLDALQHLSKSFDSCGILRAAQYAGSTFDLPVTESDSE
- the ribD gene encoding bifunctional diaminohydroxyphosphoribosylaminopyrimidine deaminase/5-amino-6-(5-phosphoribosylamino)uracil reductase RibD; its protein translation is MNSSRFETDDDLMRLALGLAEQGRGSVEPNPMVGCVIVRDDQVIGQGYHQRFGGPHAEVHALRDAGDARGATAYVTLEPCCHHGKTPPCSDALIAAGISRVVVAMADPFERVDGGGLAQLQRAGIETRVGVLEQQARELNAPYLKRLKTGRPFTIAKWAMTVDGRIATSTGQSQWISNEASRADVHALRGRVDAIAVGMGTVMADDPMLTARPAGVRTATRVVFCANRLPTTRSRLIQSATEVPVLLIVSPRIGSSDVAELEQLGASVYRCTSSNLVQMIHQTLDFLGGQGMTNVMIEGGGKLMASFLTADAIDQYEVYIGAKVFGGHRALGPVAGEGFASVAEAAALRLVSLQRLGDNDVKLVYRNTPRGRFDAPDVSQ
- a CDS encoding M56 family metallopeptidase → MMFENLQQDVGVEGSITMLATITMLATIAVGSVVLLGISLLIHSRMHRQSAALRFIVLQSGVIATLLLPLTLLLPGYPLGFLKATSNPTVTRASVVPSPDESAKVSWSAAASQSSAVHSPPFSELHSLKRSPEPTAIIDDANVHAGDAVRPAFSREPWFTFESLVSAILVTWLIGSLFLAARLLFHSAGLHSLRGRVNSSQSANAFPPQMLKEAATQIGFCNVDRVRLAVTDEISIPVTMGVFWPLILLPVDAIHWSSKTLRMVLSHELAHVARRDLIWHWTCELAKVVYWFNPLLWIVARYAVTEREQACDDRVLCSGERPSDYATVLLQIAVAIGKQRNRVGTAVSISDPPLKTRLQRVLETDVDRQTATWRSRMAILLMMAGMLFVCGFVRPFQVAQAVDQTAVPSMTEKGAMKPVKVKPLPLPETIIGKVVDEAGDPVAGASVSVNFFAQPRVIMQLANRKPQRQWTAVSDERGEYVIETKGMSAIPKATFEVRVEARGFAMKILWNALSGAQASEGKPFRKAELNSGRLISGHVIDPDGKPVTQAMVRASAKLGELDFRAMPDRLLRSDHGKFRLWVPKDHACMVVFTTAQFTPVQAEVDLAETDFGTLQMDAGTIAKGQLVSQANDPLAGVVVAMETVLQQPAPQPALHTRDVTITDHEGRFAFPPRTGKATVYVAVEASSNLFGEAETFTTKTALPVVAPRYVKLEKQGSVSIQLQATEVVRVSGTARWRNGKPVIGAQVVAQCVSPNGLSSIYLDETVTDSTGRYELRFPAKVVQPTVMCFGAEDESGSFQIAHPENDLTAQQKMSQHLVFARLDDDVENADWIVGEKEESNQAVPHAGNELADPGLAELAKRYSDAQKAFTEAMQNAENEDERRKVFETLEPANLFAEDWLKFEEKHRGTLSGIAAIQAIVSKSSGAADDQSPIAQARSVVVQRMIDHYLEHPHVDACIENFAGGPQVARVDELLQLIATHSPFAYVRAAAIWQQAKLHAMRLDEYSMISYGEYLLETQGDQFPLSMKETLRKKLDRLKHLDLEATRNEAIRLLDTLKRDYATVRHPYRVISSHGIGFVSIDLDKKDANYPPYGEQAEAALFKIRHLAVGQPVPELEGQSPSGETLRLSDHRGKVVVLLFSADWCGPCKAVYPDLRQLITECDEDRFAVLSVMADQRPRTVIESIEGGEMTWPAIWDGHSGPIATQWHVTSLPSIFLIDEEGTIQAKDLRGEFLKRTVKRLMAD
- a CDS encoding protein-disulfide isomerase, with the translated sequence MSELDRVMKMVEGGQVVPALDRLSTILSEHPDAAWALAIRGRLLLDLREYDSLAENADRFIRLQPSNPLALTQRAAAQVFRGDVKSATDSMLEALTESGRDVDAFVLDVSSAVAFLLGRQGVFLTARVYASLAMMAQGYEGSQMSGTLLRQLNSSPTLNQLVKSIPQPIERPADAEWGERYDEAATLLRSNKVLLAEAKFQSLRRTLPDEPAILSGLLTCAIWRGDVAAQSDFLQKLSACESLDFEQRVQYRAISCLVNPDDKDLAAECFRLDADIESAEPVEMAMIADSRFAPLPAEMLAQMRESEDDVPPRAGFQVLDRDRPEIAEGLPPIDQIPEAIAMAFVYGKQTDRSARVEVHDVTSSVLDEVRTQIQKAVGDSVQLNQKPSDPLPFLAVVQPQVAMVRFKASAVEADAMQEQLTNTRMPLAIANAKWGILGNASLVETADDDSKLLERTVVVRVAEQYDAIISKGDEVLGEVYRLAKIQPLPPLVISDDEIESVANTDLNRIDSSQLNEESCLYLLQRAQQISSTPAIRHFAKRLIEADLPEDQKMAKLLAYSTLVNASGNAKTAIATIDEAKAFAEANQLPTANLLLSEVSLRLQAGDGEGFQKAIETLTQRYGNEPEVMAQLQQMLISMGLIRPDGSPRRGPAPGGGVAPAGAEPATGGIWTPDGGGAAAAPPADPAAGGGSKLWVPGMD
- a CDS encoding BlaI/MecI/CopY family transcriptional regulator; amino-acid sequence: MAKRAKTPLELGKRERQVYETVVRLDEASVAEVQSNLDSPPSYSAVRATLGFLVDKGWLKHRRDGQRYLYRAAASREKTQRNAARRLLDNFFGGSPAAAVAALLDAADLELSDEQRREMIERIQQARKENR
- a CDS encoding NUDIX hydrolase, which gives rise to MTEVAIELAHRFCPHCGTPNANPGSIPFRCEACGFANFFGPCGAVGALVTNEQNQLLLVRRARDPERGKWGLPGGFVDRGETIEQALAREVFEETRLRISTYDFLMSHPNNYHYGRIIVAVIDMFFVCNVSNAAEIALQASELTEFRYVDKDSPLFDQMAFPSNRLAIDHWIASDSTD